The Amphritea atlantica sequence GAGCAATTAACTCTTTACCCGTGCCGCTCTCTCCGGTTATCAGTACCGGAGCATCCGTGCCTGCAATTTTGCGAATCTGATTAAAAACCTTCAGTATTGTTTCACTGCCACCCACCATCTGGCATTCCAGTTCATGGTGATCTTTGCTGGCCAGTGGCGTGTCCAGCAGTTCAATGCCGTAAGCATGGCCCAGCGTTGACTCTAACCGGCACAATTCTTCTACTTCAGGCAGCGGTAGTGAATGATAGTCATAGAAAAAATCATGGACCAGTCTGCGTATCGTCGGATGTTCCAGTGAGGACGGGTGCAGCAGAGCTATCCAATTCGTATGGGGGGTATCATTAACCAACTGTTGTATCTGTTCATAAAGCTTGGCTGTCAAATTATCCAGCTGGACAAGCCCAACGGGGCAAGGCGAGCTTTCCAATATTTCCTGCGCGACTTCCGGATCATACACCCTATGGATGCTCCACTGAGCTTCCATCTGTTCGGGAAAGTGCACCCTGGCATCAGGATTAAGATCGAGAAAAAGCACTTTACGAGACAAATCGACAGGCCTAGCTGAGTACTTCACTCCTGTCATTCTCTGCATAGCTATTTCGCTCTTCTTAAATTATCTTATTGCTGAGCTAATTTTAGTTGAGCCAAATCATAGTAGTTGGATATTTATTCATACAATATAATAATATTGTGTCTCTATTTTCATGCAAAACTTCCTTGACGCCTGTCTCCAAAAACCTGTCAATTCTTGTTTACAAAGCGCTGAGATTATCGTCTCTTAATTGCAACAAATACGCGTTTTTTGCCGATTTTTATCTACTTTACTTTTCAAGTACGAAAAAAAACAGTTTCAGTTCTATAGTAAGAGATACCTGAAAAAAGGTATTTACCATGTATAGCAACTATTTTGGAATGGATGAACCGCCGTTTTCCATTGCACCGAACCCCCGCTACCTGTTTCTGAGTAAACAGCATCGTGAAGCGTTGGCGCACCTGCTTTACGGCATCAGCAGCAATGGCGGCTTTGTCCTGCTGACCGGAGAAGTCGGAACAGGAAAAACCACGGTCTGCCGGGCATTGTTGGATCAACTGCCTGACAATACCGATATTGCCCTGATCCTAAACCCTAAATGCGACAGCGAGGAGCTACTTGCTGCGATCTGTGATGAACTGCATATCAGCTATCCAAAGAGCGAAGGAACGCGCCTTAAAGACTATATCGATGCACTGAACGATTACCTGCTGGATGCCCACGCCCGGGGGCGGAATACCGTTCTGATTCTTGACGAAGCCCAGAATCTGGGTGTCAGTGTTCTGGAACAGATTCGCTTGCTGACCAATCTTGAAACGGACTGCAGTAAACTGCTGCAGATTGTTCTGATCGGTCAGCCAGAGCTGCTCACCCAGCTGCAGCAGCCTGAACTCCGACAACTGTCCCAGAGAATCACCGCCCGTTATCATCTGGGTTCCCTGAGCCGTAGCGAGCTGGAAGCCTACGTCAGTCACCGCCTCTCCGTGGCAGGCGTGCAGGGTCGTCTGTTTCCGGTGTCCACCCTCAATCGCCTGTTTCGTATCACCAAAGGTATTCCCCGCCTTATTAACGTGGTGTGTGATCGGGCCTTACTGGGTGCGTTTGTCGAACGTCAGAATCGCGTAGAGGTGAACACCCTGACCAAAGCGGCCGGAGAAGTACTCGGTGAAAACAATAAGACCGGCATGTCACTGAACCTGTGGCAGACGGTGGCATTACTGTTGCTGATTACCACATCACTTGGCTGGGTATACCAGAGTCAGCTCAAAACCTTGTCCGCCCCGTGGCTGAACCGGTTCAACTCATCCACCATCGCAGCAGAAGCCCCTCCGACCGCAGTGCCCGCAGTGCCGGCAGCGCCCGCAGTGCCCGCAGTGCCCGACAAGCCACTATCAACGGTACTGCTGGCGACACAAACCTGGCCTGATAACAGTGGCCGGGAACGTAATCAGGTGTACGCCTACCGTTCGCTATTTCAGCGCTGGGGGGTGGAGTACGATCCCAGAAGCCATCCGATAGTCTGTCGTTATGCCCGGGAGCTGGGTTATGACTGTCTGTTTAACAGCGGTTCGCTGGACAAGCTGATTGAGCTGAACCGTCCGGCAGTGGTAAAGCTCGGTAATACCTTTGGCGACTTCTACGCCACCCTGGTGGCCATTCAGGATGATCAGGCCGAACTGCTTCTGGACAATCAGCGCCTGATTCTGCCGTTATCCGATCTGCAGCCGTTCTGGCGGGAAACCTATACATTGTTCTGGAAGTTGCCGCCGAATTATAGCGGTATGATTCAGCCCGGTAGCCAACTCGATAATGTTGAATGGCTGTCCCGGCAAATGGCACTGATCACAGGCCGGCCTGCCGACAACTTCCGCCAGGATATATACAGCCCACGGCTGGTAAAAGAGGTCAAAGCCTTTCAGCACAGTAAGGGACTTCTGGCCGATGGCATCATTGGTCCACGTACGGCAATACACCTGAACAGTGCAACCAGCCAGTCTGTTCCCAGATTGGTACAGGATGGATGAGGTAGTGCTATGTCTTATATTCTGGATGCCCTCAAGCAGTCCGATCAGCAACGTACAGCAGAGCCTGTTCAGCCCCTGCTGATTCCCGCCGACCGCAGCACAGGGAAAAGGCCCTCACGCTGGCTGCTTTACCTCATTGCGATCGTTTTTGCAGGTACAACTGTCGTCTGGTTCAGTACCCGACAAGCACCGGACAACGCCGCGCCGATAAGCCTGACCTCTGACAACTCGCAGCAGCAAGCCCCTGCCGCGACAGACCCGGTTGATGGACTACAGGGGGTCAGGATCACTCTGGATGACAGCCCCGCGGAAACTCCGTCTATAACGCCACCTCCATCGCCACCGCCGCAACCGAAGGCCGTCCGCG is a genomic window containing:
- a CDS encoding general secretion pathway protein GspB, yielding MSYILDALKQSDQQRTAEPVQPLLIPADRSTGKRPSRWLLYLIAIVFAGTTVVWFSTRQAPDNAAPISLTSDNSQQQAPAATDPVDGLQGVRITLDDSPAETPSITPPPSPPPQPKAVREPSPSVPEAVTISAAPSQPSDPMPSDAAPEAVITPVQKNPEPELIYWRQLPVEIQRSLPPLSFSVHIYSSDPTSRMVKVNGRVLREGDTISAGLLLDQITPDGVVLAFRGYRFRMSRV
- a CDS encoding AAA family ATPase; translation: MYSNYFGMDEPPFSIAPNPRYLFLSKQHREALAHLLYGISSNGGFVLLTGEVGTGKTTVCRALLDQLPDNTDIALILNPKCDSEELLAAICDELHISYPKSEGTRLKDYIDALNDYLLDAHARGRNTVLILDEAQNLGVSVLEQIRLLTNLETDCSKLLQIVLIGQPELLTQLQQPELRQLSQRITARYHLGSLSRSELEAYVSHRLSVAGVQGRLFPVSTLNRLFRITKGIPRLINVVCDRALLGAFVERQNRVEVNTLTKAAGEVLGENNKTGMSLNLWQTVALLLLITTSLGWVYQSQLKTLSAPWLNRFNSSTIAAEAPPTAVPAVPAAPAVPAVPDKPLSTVLLATQTWPDNSGRERNQVYAYRSLFQRWGVEYDPRSHPIVCRYARELGYDCLFNSGSLDKLIELNRPAVVKLGNTFGDFYATLVAIQDDQAELLLDNQRLILPLSDLQPFWRETYTLFWKLPPNYSGMIQPGSQLDNVEWLSRQMALITGRPADNFRQDIYSPRLVKEVKAFQHSKGLLADGIIGPRTAIHLNSATSQSVPRLVQDG